In Camelina sativa cultivar DH55 chromosome 16, Cs, whole genome shotgun sequence, a single window of DNA contains:
- the LOC104751487 gene encoding uncharacterized protein LOC104751487, producing the protein MDKFHNQICLLNVIFEFQANHRRRWYYLHIVKQLQVYSLDERGIFFKTMILNRYPDCEYISFYTLSGLGLNASTTAANLSKEKDEMFASCRFSEDSACNEALCIAANIERD; encoded by the exons ATGGACAAGTTTCACAACCAAATTTGTCTTCTTAATGTCATTTTTGAGTTTCAAGCCAACCATAGGAGAAGGTGGTATTATTTGCACATTGTCAAACAGTTGCAG GTTTATTCTCTTGATGAGAGAGGGATCTTCTTCAAAACAATGATTCTAAACAGATATCCTGATTGtgaatatatttcattttacaCTTTATCAGGTTTGGGGCTGAATGCTTCTACTACTGCTGCCAATCTATCTAAAGAGAAG GACGAGATGTTTGCCTCCTGTAGATTTTCTGAAGACAGTGCATGCAATGAAGCTCTTTGCATTGCTGCAAACATTG aacGTGATTGA
- the LOC104751489 gene encoding SKP1-like protein 1A produces MSTTKKIVLKSSDGESFEVDESVARESQTIAHMVEDDCVDNGVPLPNVTSKILAKVIEYCKKHVEVTASKTDAAEGAASSADEELKTWDAEFMKIDQATLFELILAANYLNIKNLLDLTCQTVADMIKGKTPEEIRTTFNIKNDFTPEEEEEVRRENQWAFE; encoded by the exons atgTCGACGACGAAGAAGATCGTGTTGAAGAGTTCCGATGGTGAATCTTTCGAGGTTGATGAATCGGTTGCTCGCGAGTCACAGACCATAGCTCATATGGTTGAAGACGACTGCGTCGACAACGGTGTCCCTCTCCCTAACGTTACGAGCAAGATCCTCGCTAAGGTGATCGAGTATTGCAAGAAACACGTCGAGGTTACTGCTTCCAAGACCGATGCCGCTGAAGGTGCTGCTTCTTCTGCCGACGAAGAACTCAAGACCTGGGATGCTGAGTTTATGAAGATCGATCAGGCTACCCTCTTTGAACTCATCCTG GCTGCGAATTACCTGAACATCAAGAACTTGCTTGACCTAACATGTCAAACCGTGGCTGATATGATCAAGGGGAAGACTCCAGAAGAGATCCGCACAACCTTCAACATCAAGAATGACTTCAcaccagaggaagaagaggaggttcGCAGAGAGAACCAATGGGCTTTTGAATGA
- the LOC104751490 gene encoding FAM206 family protein, protein MEEIQRTEVTKNPEIEDIIELTMQSVEACDNEQQKQQAQEDGDKRDEDEDEDELRKLLLSDIGELPLIPPSATQINFVSYFITDFTKSGHDQYIYRHANGLCVIGLAPTHIAFKDEGGITNVDFNVGKSDRSVLKVSGKRKKNALRSESNTALCKVSTSKDSYIVRCCVKGSLLEVNERLITQPELLNSSADREGYIAIIMPRPADWTKNKESLITLEEYKEKKEKVQSDKSLEPSLL, encoded by the exons ATGGAGGAGATTCAGAGGACTGAGGTAACGAAGAATCCAGAGATTGAGGATATTATCGAATTAACTATGCAAAGTGTAGAAGCATGCGACAACGAGCAACAGAAGCAGCAAGCTCAAGAAGATGGTGACAAGCgagatgaagacgaagacgaagacgaattGAGAAAACTGCTACTTTCAGATATTGGAGAGCTTCCCCTTATTCCTCCTTCAGCTACAcaaatcaattttgtttcttacttcaTCACAG ATTTCACGAAATCAGGTCATGATCAATACATTTACCGTCACGCTAATGG tttGTGTGTAATTGGATTGGCACCTACGCATATAGCTTTTAAAGACGAAGGTGGGATCACTAACGTCGATTTCAATGTCGGTAAGTCTGATCGTAGCGTCTTGAAAGTCTCCGGCAAGCGTAAAAAG AATGCGTTGCGCTCTGAATCGAATACGGCATTGTGCAAAGTTTCCACTTCAAAAGATTCCTACATTGTGAG gTGCTGCGTTAAAGGCTCTCTCTTGGAGGTGAACGAGAGATTAATCACGCAACCTGAGCTGCTTAATTCATCG GCTGATCGAGAAGGGTATATTGCGATAATCATGCCAAGACCTGCAGATTGGACCAAAAACAAGGAATCACTGATAACGCTGGAggaatataaagaaaagaaagaaaaagtacaGTCTGACAAATCTTTGGAACCGAGTTTGCTCTGA
- the LOC104713261 gene encoding 26S proteasome non-ATPase regulatory subunit 3 homolog B: MTQDVEMKDNHTPTQSVVSATTSTLQHLKEIAALIDTGSYTKEVRRIARAVRLTVGLRQKLTASVLSSFLDFALVPGSEAHTRISPLVPKSDEHDMEVDTASSTSQAPPKHLPAELEIYCYFIVLLFLIDQKKYNEAKVCSSASIARLKNVNRRTVDVIASKLYFYYSLSYELTDDLAEIRSTLLALHHSATLRHDELGQETLLNLLLRNYLHYNLYDQAEKLRSKAPRFEAHSNQQFCRYLFYLGKIRTIQLEYTDAKESLLQAARKAPIASLGFRIQCNKWAIIVRLLLGEIPERSIFTQKGMEKPLRPYFELTNAVRIGDLELFGNVQEKFAKTFANDRTHNLIVRLHHNVIRTGLRNISISYSRISLQDVALKLRLNSANPVTDAESIVAKAIRDGAIDATIDHKNGWMVSKETGDIYSTNEPQTAFNSRIAFCLNMHNEAVRALRFPPNTHKEKESDEKRREKKQQEEELAKYMAEEDDDDF, encoded by the exons ATGACTCAAGATGTGGAGATGAAAGACAATCACACCCCGACTCAATCCGTAGTCTCTGCTACTACCTCTACTCTGCAGC ATTTGAAGGAGATTGCAGCTCTGATCGATACCGGTTCTTACACCAAAGAAGTCCGTCGTATTGCTCGTGCTGTACGTCTCACCGTCGGACTACGACAGAAGCTCACCGCTTCTGTGCTCTCTTCTTTCCTTGATTTCGCTTTGGTTCCTGGATCCGAGGCTCACACTCGTATTTCTCCTTTGGTTCCCaag AGTGATGAACATGACATGGAAGTTGATACTGCATCATCAACATCTCAAGCTCCTCCTAAGCACTTACCTGCTGAGCTCGAGATTTACTGCTActtcattgttcttctttttctcattgaTCAGAAGAAGTACAACGAg GCCAAAGTTTGTTCTTCTGCTAGCATTGCTCGCCTCAAAAACGTTAACAGGAGAACCGTTGATGTCATTGCTTCTAAATTGTATTTTTACTACTCCTTAAGCTATGAGCTAACAGATGATCTTGCTGAGATACGTAG TACCCTTCTTGCTCTACATCATTCGGCAACGCTGCGCCATGATGAACTTGGCCAG GAAACACTTTTGAATCTGCTGCTTCGCAACTACCTACACTACAATCTCTACGACCAAGCAGAGAAGCTTAGGTCAAAGGCACCTCGATTTGAGGCACACTCGAACCAACAG TTTTGTAGGTATCTGTTTTACTTGGGGAAGATCCGGACGATTCAACTAGAGTACACTGATGCAAAAGAGAGCCTTCTCCAGGCTGCTAGGAAAGCACCTATTGCATCTTTGGGCTTCAGAATTCAGTGCAATAAGTGGGCTATTATAGTTCGACTGTTGTTGGGTGAAATTCCAGAACGGTCAATCTTCACTCAAAAGGGAATGGAGAAGCCTCTGAGGCCATACTTTGAGCTAACCAAT GCTGTGAGGATTGGTGACTTGGAGTTATTTGGGAACGTCCAAGAGAAGTTTGCAAAAACATTTGCGAATGACAGGACTCACAACCTCATAGTTAGACTGCATCACAACGTGATCAGAACAGGACTGCGCAATATCAGCATCTCTTACTCGAGAATCTCCCTACAAGACGTTGCACTGAAGCTAAGACTGAACTCAGCGAACCCAGTGACTGATGCAGAAAGCATTGTGGCTAAAGCCATTAGAGATGGAGCAATCGACGCAACCATTGACCACAAGAACGGTTGGATGGTCTCCAAGGAAACAGGAGACATCTACTCAACCAACGAACCTCAGACAGCGTTTAACTCCAGGATTGCGTTCTGTTTGAACATGCACAATGAAGCGGTCAGAGCCTTGAGGTTCCCTCCAAACACacataaggaaaaagaaagtgaCGAGAAAAGGAGGGAGAAGAAACAGCAGGAAGAAGAACTCGCCAAATACATGGCtgaggaagacgatgatgacTTCTAG
- the LOC104751492 gene encoding TATA-binding protein-associated factor 2N-like: protein MITITLSKNELNTSSVGYQCPIPMEMVKPMGDIDYEGREGSPGGRGRGRGRGRGRGRGRGGRGNAYVNVEYEDGGWERDQSYGRGRGRGRGRSSRGRGRGGYNGPPNEYDAPQDGGYGYDAPPHEHRGYDDRGGYDGPQQGRGGYDGRQGRGGYDGPSQGRGGYDGPSQGRGGYDGPPQGRGGYDGPQGRGRGRGRGRGGRGRGGGGGRGGFNNNRSDGPPIQAAA from the exons ATGATAACCATTACACTATCCAAGAATGAGCTTAATACATCTTCTGTTGG GTACCAGTGCCCGATTCCTATGGAGATGGTGAAGCCAATGGGCGATATCGATTACGAAGGACGAG AGGGTTCACCTGGTGgcagagggagaggaagaggaagaggaaggggAAGAGGAAGGGGACGAGGCGGCAGAG GAAATGCTTATGTGAACGTTGAGTATGAAGATGGAGGTTGGGAACGTGATCAGTCCTATGGACGCGGCAGAGGACGTGGCAGAGGACGCAGCAGTCGTGGTCGTGGGAGAGGAGGATACAATGGTCCTCCAAATGAGTATGATGCACCACAAGATGGAGGTTACGGTTATGATGCTCCTCCTCATGAACACCGTGGATATGATGACCGTGGCGGTTATGATGGTCCTCAGCAAGGCCGTGGCGGTTATGATGGTCGTCAAGGTCGTGGCGGTTATGATGGTCCTTCTCAAGGTCGTGGCGGTTATGATGGTCCTTCTCAAGGTCGTGGTGGCTATGATGGTCCTCCTCAAGGCCGTGGTGGCTACGATGGACCTCAGGGCCGCG GGCGTGGGCGTGGACGCGGAAGGGGAGGTCGTGgaagaggtggaggaggaggtcGTGGTGGATTCAACAACAACCGATCAGATGGACCACCAATTCAGGCAGCTGCTTGA
- the LOC104753872 gene encoding uncharacterized protein LOC104753872, producing the protein MENFDPIIIHKLRLTKVPVKVNKLLSNRSRCLHSPSLSLVPFLILINLRRSREERKSVIEGVTIRTTGLLFLVVVFIIGTRVEAQLVPPVRQDGFVYPPGHRFVDPNTILIEAFYDPVCPDSRDSWPPLKQALHHYGSRVALLLHLLPLPYHDNAYVTSRALHIVNTKNANATFCLLEGFFKHQTMFYNAQTQLLSRPEVVEKIVHLGTGTLGNSYQSVLKSGFSDKKSDRATRVSFKYSASRGVYGTPTFYVNGFVLSDTAYPSNFGGWKKIIDPLVQPHEAEI; encoded by the exons ATGGAAAATTTCGATCCAATTATCATACACAAACTCAGATTGACAAAAGTTCCGGTGAAAGTGAACAAG CTTCTGAGCAATCGTAGCCGTTGCTTACACTCAccgtctctctctctggttccttttttaatactaattaatcTCCGGCGATCAcgggaagagagaaagagtgtgaTCGAGGGAGTGACGATTCGAACAACGGGTTTGTTGTTCCTTgtcgtcgtcttcatcatcgGAACGCGAGTAGAAGCGCAGCTAGTGCCGCCGGTGAGGCAAGATGGTTTCGTTTACCCACCGGGTCATCGTTTTGTTGACCCGAATACTATACTGATTGAGGCGTTTTATGACCCGGTTTGTCCGGATAGTAGAGACTCTTGGCCGCCTCTGAAGCAAGCTCTTCATCACTATGGATCTCGCGTTGCTCTTCTCCTCCATCTCCTTCCTTTACC CTACCATGACAATGCATATGTAACCTCTCGGGCTTTACACATTGTGAATACTAAAAACGCCAATGCTACGTTCTGTTTGCTGGAAGGGTTCTTCAAGCATCAG acaATGTTCTACAATGCGCAAACACAGCTCCTGTCAAGACCTGAAGTTGTGGAGAAAATAGTCCACCTCGGAACAGGGACGTTGGGAAACTCATATCAATCGGTCCTCAAATCCGGCTTCAGCGACAAAAAATCTGATCGTGCAACCAGGGTTTCCTTCAAG TATAGTGCTTCCAGAGGGGTTTATGGGACACCAACCTTCTACGTAAACGGGTTCGTACTGTCTGATACTGCTTACCCCTCAAATTTCGGAGGATGGAAAAAGATCATTGATCCTCTGGTTCAACCACATGAGGCCGAGATATAA
- the LOC104751494 gene encoding V-type proton ATPase subunit B1 — MGTNDIDVEEGTLEIGMEYRTVSGVAGPLVILDKVKGPKYQEIVNIRLGDGSTRRGQVLEVDGEKAVVQVFEGTSGIDNKFTTVQFTGEVLKTPVSLDMLGRIFNGSGKPIDNGPPILPEAYLDISGSSINPSERTYPEEMIQTGISTIDVMNSIARGQKIPLFSAAGLPHNEIAAQICRQAGLVKRLEKTVDLLEDHGEDNFAIVFAAMGVNMETAQFFKRDFEENGSMERVTLFLNLANDPTIERIITPRIALTTAEYLAYECGKHVLVILTDMSSYADALREVSAAREEVPGRRGYPGYMYTDLATIYERAGRIEGRKGSITQIPILTMPNDDITHPTPDLTGYITEGQIYIDRQLHNRQIYPPINVLPSLSRLMKSAIGEGMTRKDHSDVSNQLYANYAIGKDVQAMKAVVGEEALSSEDLLYLEFLDKFERKFVMQGAYDTRNIFQSLDLAWTLLRIFPRELLHRIPAKTLDQFYSRDATS; from the exons ATGGGGACGAATGATATCGACGTGGAAGAAGGGACTTTGGAGATCGGCATGG AGTACAGAACTGTTTCTGGTGTTGCAGGACCATTGGTCATTCTTGACAAAGTGAAA GGTCCAAAGTACCAGGAGATTGTTAATATTCGCTTAGGAGATGGATCAACAAGACGTGGTCAGGTTTTGGAAGTCGATGGCGAGAAAGCTGTTGTCCag GTTTTTGAAGGGACATCTGGAATTGACAACAAGTTTACCACTGTGCAATTCACTGGAGAG gtttTGAAAACACCTGTATCATTGGACATGCTTGGCCGCATATTTAACGGTTCTGGTAAACCAATTGATAATGGCCCTCCTATTTTGCCAGAGGCATACCTTGATATCTCAG GAAGTTCAATCAACCCCAGTGAAAGAACCTATCCAGAAGAGATGATACAGACAGGGATTTCGACCATTGATGTCATGAATTCCATTGCTCGTGGACAGAAGATTCCTCTTTTCTCTGCTGCTGGTCTTCCACATAATGAAATTGCTGCTCAGATTTGTCGTCAGGCTGGTCTTGTCAAGCGTTTGGAAAAAACTGTTGATCTACTTGAG GATCATGGAGAGGACAATTTTGCAATTGTGTTTGCAGCTATGGGTGTGAACATGGAGACAGCTCAGTTCTTCAAGCgagattttgaagaaaatggATCAATGGAGAGAGTTACTCTTTTCCTGAACCTG GCCAATGACCCAACCATTGAGAGAATCATCACTCCTCGAATTGCCCTCACAACAGCTGAATATCTGGCTTATGAATGTGGGAAACACGTCCTCGTGATCTTGACCGATATGAGTTCTTATGCTGATGCCCTTCGTGAg GTTTCTGCTGCTCGAGAAGAAGTTCCTGGAAGACGTGGATATCCTGGTTATATGTACACTGATCTTGCAACTATTTATGAACGTGCTGGGCGTATCGAAGGAAGAAAAGGTTCCATCACCCAAATCCCAATCCTCACTATGCCCAATGACG atatCACGCATCCAACTCCAGATCTTACTGGTTACATTACTGAAGGTCAGATATATATCGATAGGCAACTTCACAACAGACAG ATATATCCACCCATCAATGTGCTTCCATCTCTTTCTCGTTTAATGAAG AGCGCTATTGGAGAAGGCATGACTCGCAAAGACCATTCAGATGTGTCGAACCAACTGTATGCTAATTATGCAATTGGTAAAGATGTTCAAGCGATGAAAGCTGTTGTTGGAGAAGAAGCACTTTCTTCAGAGGACCTGCTTTATCTAGAGTTTTTGGATAAGTTTGAGAGGAAGTTTGTGATGCAAGGAGCTTATGACACACGAAACATCTTCCAGTCGCTGGACTTAGCTTGGACATTGCTCCGTATCTTCCCTCGCGAGCTTCTTCATCGTATCCCTGCTAAGACACTTGACCAATTCTACAGTCGAGACGCAACCAGTTAA
- the LOC104751495 gene encoding calcium-dependent protein kinase 29, translated as MKKNDTLTFSKRKSKAPPQTQISANIIFISFKFSFRVFSPLFLKTKPKKSNKNHGTRPIYFAHMLKNPNKATKNQRNKNIRTKHFFRNNIMGFCFSKSQTHEIPISSSSDSSPRHHYQPLPKPTVTQGQTSNFTSTPQPKPKPAPPPSHHPSSSSGSQIGPILNRPMIDLSALYDLHKELGRGQFGITYRCTDKSNGREYACKSISKRKLIRRKDIEDVRREVMILQHLTGQPNIVEFRGAYEDKENLHVVMELCSGGELFDRIIKKGSYSEKEAANIFRQIVNVVHVCHFMGVAHRDLKPENFLLVSNEQDSQIKATDFGLSVFIEEGKVYRDIVGSAYYVAPEVLHRNYGKEIDVWSAGVMLYILLSGVPPFWGETEKTIFAAVLEGKLDLETSPWPTISESAKDLIRKMLTIDPKKRITAAEALEHPWMTDSKISDKPIDSAVLIRMKQFRAMNKLKKLALKVIAENLSEEEIKGLKQMFKNMDTDSSGTITFDELRSGLHRLGSKLTESEIKQLMEAADVDKSGTIDYIEFITATMHRHRLEKEENLIEAFKFFDKDRSGFITRDELKHSMTQYGMGDDATIDEVIDDVDTDNDGRINYEEFVAMMRKGTTDSDPKLLR; from the exons atgaagaaaaatgatACCCTAACCTTCTCTAAACGCAAAAGCAAGGCACCCCCACAAACCCAAATCAGTGCAAACATTATTTTCATCTCTTTTAAATTTTCGTTTCGTGTATTCTCTCCtttatttctaaaaacaaaaccaaaaaagtctAATAAAAATCACGGAACAAGACCGATCTACTTTGCTCACATGCTTAAAAACCCAAATAAAGCGACCAAAAaccagagaaacaaaaacattcgaacaaaacattttttcagAAATAACATTATGGGATTTTGCTTCTCTAAATCTCAAACCCATGAGAtcccaatctcttcttcttccgattctAGCCCTCGTCATCACTACCAACCTCTCCCCAAACCAACCGTTACTCAAGGCCAAACCAGTAACTTCACCTCCACTCCTCAGCCCAAACCCAAACCGGCTCCCCCTCCTTCTCATcatccttcctcctcctccggttcTCAAATAGGTCCAATCCTAAACCGACCAATGATCGATCTCTCAGCTCTCTACGACCTCCACAAAGAACTCGGACGTGGCCAATTCGGAATCACCTACCGATGCACTGACAAATCCAACGGCAGAGAATACGCTtgcaaatccatctcaaaacgTAAACTCATACGTCGCAAAGACATCGAAGATGTGAGACGTGAGGTCATGATCTTGCAACACCTCACGGGTCAGCCAAACATCGTCGAGTTTCGAGGCGCGTATGAAGACAAAGAGAATCTTCATGTCGTCATGGAGCTCTGTTCTGGAGGAGAGCTCTTTGATCGTATCATCAAGAAAGGGAGTTACTCTGAGAAAGAAGCTGCTAATATCTTCAGACAGATCGTTAACGTTGTTCATGTTTGTCATTTCATGGGCGTTGCTCATAGAGACCTAAAGCCTGAGAACTTCTTGCTTGTTAGTAACGAACAAGATTCTCAGATCAAGGCAACTGATTTTGGACTCTCTGTTTTCATCGAAGAAG GCAAAGTGTATAGAGATATAGTTGGGAGTGCATACTACGTTGCACCTGAAGTTCTACATCGAAACTACGGGAAAGAGATCGATGTATGGAGCGCCGGTGTCATGCTGTACATCCTTCTTAGTGGTGTTCCTCCATTTTGGGGAG AGACCGAAAAGACTATATTTGCGGCGGTTTTGGAAGGGAAGCTGGATCTTGAGACTTCTCCTTGGCCTACTATATCGGAAAGCGCGAAAGATTTGATTAGAAAAATGTTGACAATAGATCCTAAAAAAAGGATTACAGCAGCTGAAGCACTTG agcatccATGGATGACAGACAGCAAAATATCAGATAAACCTATCGATAGCGCTGTTCTTATTAGGATGAAGCAGTTCCGCGCGATGAACAAGCTCAAGAAACTTGCCTTGAAG gtGATAGCGGAAAACTtatcagaagaagagataaaggGATTAAAGCAAATGTTTAAGAACATGGATACAGATAGTAGTGGAACCATCACTTTTGATGAACTAAGAAGCGGGTTACATCGTCTTGGATCTAAGCTTACGGAATCTGAAATCAAACAACTCATGGAAgct gCTGATGTGGACAAAAGTGGGACGATTGATTACATTGAGTTTATAACAGCAACAATGCATCGCCATAgattggagaaagaagagaatttgATAGAAGCATTCAAATTCTTCGACAAGGACAGAAGCGG ATTTATCACAAGGGATGAGCTTAAACATTCCATGACACAATATGGTATGGGTGATGATGCGACCATAGATGAAGTTATCGATGATGTTGATACCGACAAC gatggGAGGATAAACTACGAGGAATTTGTGGCGATGATGAGGAAAGGAACTACAGATTCAGATCCCAAGCTGCTCAGATGA
- the LOC104751498 gene encoding RNA pseudouridine synthase 2, chloroplastic-like isoform X1 — MLSISQLPSFSLTSVKSLRYPSSSLSLFFSFLPRVSNFVRASSGTPNLVACSPTESIIPRVNNAGLRIEETVDSVQGKIRIDSWISSRVIGVSRARVQSSIRLGLVTVNGRVIDKVSHNVKAGDEVNCTISELQPLKAEAEDIPLDIVYEDKHLLVVNKPAHMVVHPAPGNPTGTLVNGVLHHCSLPCVVYSNPEEDDSDDETFSDDEEMTTSSSSYAASVRPGIVHRLDKGTTGLLVVAKDEHSHAHLAEQFKLHTIERVYVSLTTGVPSPPQGRIEIPIGRDSSNRIRMAAIPGGVSGGRARHAASRYKVIETLAGGGSALVEWRLETGRTHQIRAHAKYMGVPLLGDEVYGGTKSMALSLLQKRVSRSDQEEIIELISRLDRPCLHAIVLGFTHPCTGEIVNFSCPPPPDLAEIVGLLRRSGRENVTQFSLAN, encoded by the exons ATGCTCTCAATCTCTCAGCTGCCGAGTTTCTCGTTAACCTCAGTCAAATCCCTTCGTTAtccttcttcgtctctctctctcttcttctcctttttaccTAGGGTTTCCAATTTCGTCAGAGCAAGTTCTGGAACCCCCAATTTGGTCGCCTGTAGTCCCACGGAGAGCATCATCCCCAGAGTTAACAACGCCGGTCTCAGAATCGAGGAGACAGTCGACTCCGTGCAAGGGAAGATTCGGATTGATTCGTGGATCTCTTCTCGTGTCATTGGCGTTAGCCGAGCTCGTGTACAGTCTAGTATTCGATTGGGACTCGTTACCGTCAATGGCCGAGTCATTGATAAG GTTTCGCATAATGTTAAAGCTGGCGATGAGGTCAATTGTACAATATCAGAGCTTCAACCTTTAAAAGCTGAAGCTGAAGATATACCATTAGATATAGTTTATGAAGATAAACACCTTCTTGTTGTTAACAAACCAGCTCACATG GTTGTTCATCCTGCGCCTGGGAATCCTACTGGCACGCTTGTTAATGGCGTACTTCACCATTGTAGTCTTCCCTGTGTTGTTTATTCAAAcccagaagaagatgattccgATGATGAAACTTTTTCAGATGATGAAGAGATGACGACCTCTTCTAGTTCATATGCTGCTTCAGTTCGTCCTGGTATTGTTCATAGGTTGGATAAAGGCACCACTGGTTTGCTCGTTGTAGCCAAG GATGAACATTCTCATGCCCATCTAGCGGAACAGTTTAAGCTACACACAATTGAAAGAGTATATGTGAGTCTTACTACTGGTGTTCCTTCTCCACCTCAGGGGCGTATTGAGATACCGATTGGTCGTGATTCGAGTAATCGCATCCGTATGGCTGCTATACCTGGAGGAGTAAGCGGTGGAAGAGCCCGCCATGCTGCTAGTAG GTATAAGGTAATTGAAACACTAGCTGGAGGTGGCTCTGCATTGGTTGAGTGGAGACTGGAAACCGGCCGTACCCATCAG ATACGTGCTCATGCTAAGTATATGGGAGTTCCTCTATTGGGTGACGAAGTGTATGGTGGAACAAAAAGCATGGCCCTTTCTCTTCTGCAGAAAAGAGTCTCCCGCAGTGATCAAGAAGAGATCATAGAGCTAATTTCCAGACTGGATAGGCCGTGCCTTCATGCTATAGTTCTCGG CTTTACGCATCCATGCACCGGGgaaattgttaatttttcatGTCCACCACCTCCAGATCTTGCAGAGATAGTAGGCTTGCTACGTAGAAGCGGAAGAGAAAACGTAACCCAATTCTCTCTG GCCAACTAA
- the LOC104751498 gene encoding RNA pseudouridine synthase 2, chloroplastic-like isoform X2, which translates to MLSISQLPSFSLTSVKSLRYPSSSLSLFFSFLPRVSNFVRASSGTPNLVACSPTESIIPRVNNAGLRIEETVDSVQGKIRIDSWISSRVIGVSRARVQSSIRLGLVTVNGRVIDKVSHNVKAGDEVNCTISELQPLKAEAEDIPLDIVYEDKHLLVVNKPAHMVVHPAPGNPTGTLVNGVLHHCSLPCVVYSNPEEDDSDDETFSDDEEMTTSSSSYAASVRPGIVHRLDKGTTGLLVVAKDEHSHAHLAEQFKLHTIERVYVSLTTGVPSPPQGRIEIPIGRDSSNRIRMAAIPGGVSGGRARHAASRYKVIETLAGGGSALVEWRLETGRTHQIRAHAKYMGVPLLGDEVYGGTKSMALSLLQKRVSRSDQEEIIELISRLDRPCLHAIVLGFTHPCTGEIVNFSCPPPPDLAEIVGLLRRSGRENAN; encoded by the exons ATGCTCTCAATCTCTCAGCTGCCGAGTTTCTCGTTAACCTCAGTCAAATCCCTTCGTTAtccttcttcgtctctctctctcttcttctcctttttaccTAGGGTTTCCAATTTCGTCAGAGCAAGTTCTGGAACCCCCAATTTGGTCGCCTGTAGTCCCACGGAGAGCATCATCCCCAGAGTTAACAACGCCGGTCTCAGAATCGAGGAGACAGTCGACTCCGTGCAAGGGAAGATTCGGATTGATTCGTGGATCTCTTCTCGTGTCATTGGCGTTAGCCGAGCTCGTGTACAGTCTAGTATTCGATTGGGACTCGTTACCGTCAATGGCCGAGTCATTGATAAG GTTTCGCATAATGTTAAAGCTGGCGATGAGGTCAATTGTACAATATCAGAGCTTCAACCTTTAAAAGCTGAAGCTGAAGATATACCATTAGATATAGTTTATGAAGATAAACACCTTCTTGTTGTTAACAAACCAGCTCACATG GTTGTTCATCCTGCGCCTGGGAATCCTACTGGCACGCTTGTTAATGGCGTACTTCACCATTGTAGTCTTCCCTGTGTTGTTTATTCAAAcccagaagaagatgattccgATGATGAAACTTTTTCAGATGATGAAGAGATGACGACCTCTTCTAGTTCATATGCTGCTTCAGTTCGTCCTGGTATTGTTCATAGGTTGGATAAAGGCACCACTGGTTTGCTCGTTGTAGCCAAG GATGAACATTCTCATGCCCATCTAGCGGAACAGTTTAAGCTACACACAATTGAAAGAGTATATGTGAGTCTTACTACTGGTGTTCCTTCTCCACCTCAGGGGCGTATTGAGATACCGATTGGTCGTGATTCGAGTAATCGCATCCGTATGGCTGCTATACCTGGAGGAGTAAGCGGTGGAAGAGCCCGCCATGCTGCTAGTAG GTATAAGGTAATTGAAACACTAGCTGGAGGTGGCTCTGCATTGGTTGAGTGGAGACTGGAAACCGGCCGTACCCATCAG ATACGTGCTCATGCTAAGTATATGGGAGTTCCTCTATTGGGTGACGAAGTGTATGGTGGAACAAAAAGCATGGCCCTTTCTCTTCTGCAGAAAAGAGTCTCCCGCAGTGATCAAGAAGAGATCATAGAGCTAATTTCCAGACTGGATAGGCCGTGCCTTCATGCTATAGTTCTCGG CTTTACGCATCCATGCACCGGGgaaattgttaatttttcatGTCCACCACCTCCAGATCTTGCAGAGATAGTAGGCTTGCTACGTAGAAGCGGAAGAGAAAAC GCCAACTAA